GCTGAGCGCGCAGTGCACGGACGAGCGGGTGAACCGCGTCACGCCCGCGCTCTTCGCGGCGGCGCCGGATCCGGCGGCCCTGGCGGCCTTGCCGAGCGCGCGCCTGGAGGAGCTGATCCGCAGCACGGGCTTCTTCCGCACGAAGGCGCGGCACCTGCAGGGCGCGGCCGCGCGCCTGCTCGCCGAGCACGGCGGCCGCCTGCCCGCCGACCGCGCGGCGCTCACGGCCCTGCCCGGCGTCGGCCGCAAGACCGCGAACGTGATCCTCGGCAACGCCTTCGACCTGCCCGGCCTGCCGGTGGACACGCACGTCGGCCGCCTGGCGCGGCGGCTCGGCCTGTCG
The window above is part of the bacterium genome. Proteins encoded here:
- the nth gene encoding endonuclease III, whose amino-acid sequence is MPRESLSRRRERALRLGAALARLYPDARCSLDFASPYQLWVATVLSAQCTDERVNRVTPALFAAAPDPAALAALPSARLEELIRSTGFFRTKARHLQGAAARLLAEHGGRLPADRAALTALPGVGRKTANVILGNAFDLPGLPVDTHVGRLARRLGLSREEDPVKVEQDLMALYPDREWTLLSHRLIQHGRQVCASRRPRCAACALAPDCPSRPAAG